Proteins encoded together in one Amblyomma americanum isolate KBUSLIRL-KWMA chromosome 1, ASM5285725v1, whole genome shotgun sequence window:
- the LOC144095145 gene encoding adenosine receptor A3-like, which yields MSAINITSEDLNVTARSPLDLARDVYRLAVPVMLVACLMSMVFNLVIVESVHWLRRSPSPTLCFSLSLSAANAYASLVLGIGLVVNSLLPTLYQIQPPACWALSLEAFRLTGLIASVFHLLALAVNHYIGILRPLHYAATVTRRTVWLTTAAMWLLPLSFFLVYFTSVPGQGFQVASCRYDFILWSTFRVTLSGLFFVPLILMCFIYTHIFLLVRRHQMGVGISAQIPGQLRKSVKAVYTTLLILGTYLIGWMPAVLFYVLTCLDCPLPITSLSLDVRLTFGILTNTLVLIKSFVDPVVYVVRMREIQEAFMLMWKSRCGLVDVARSSVDLMRMAHSRTDTQRITTNGSQHKQRSIVQFS from the coding sequence ATGAGTGCTATTAACATAACGTCAGAGGACTTGAACGTCACGGCCAGGTCGCCGCTAGATTTGGCCCGTGACGTGTATCGCTTAGCTGTCCCGGTCATGCTCGTCGCCTGCCTGATGTCCATGGTCTTCAACTTGGTTATCGTCGAGTCAGTCCACTGGCTACGCCGCAGCCCCAGCCCGACACTCTGCTTCAGCCTCAGTCTATCAGCGGCGAACGCGTACGCGTCCCTGGTCCTCGGCATCGGCCTTGTAGTCAACAGCCTTCTTCCGACCCTGTACCAGATTCAGCCTCCGGCCTGCTGGGCGCTGTCTCTCGAAGCCTTCCGCCTAACTGGCCTCATAGCCTCTGTATTTCACTTGCTGGCGCTCGCCGTGAACCATTACATCGGCATCCTGAGGCCCCTTCACTACGCAGCCACCGTGACTCGCCGCACTGTCTGGCTCACGACGGCGGCAATGTGGCTGCTGCCACTCTCCTTCTTCCTCGTCTACTTCACGAGCGTCCCGGGACAGGGATTCCAGGTGGCCAGCTGTCGCTACGATTTCATCCTCTGGAGCACGTTCCGCGTCACACTCTCCGGGCTGTTCTTCGTGCCCCTGATTCTCATGTGCTTCATATACACCCACATCTTCCTGCTGGTGCGGCGTCACCAAATGGGCGTGGGAATCTCTGCTCAAATTCCGGGGCAGCTGCGCAAAAGCGTCAAGGCCGTCTACACTACGTTGCTGATCCTCGGCACCTACCTCATCGGGTGGATGCCTGCCGTGCTTTTCTACGTACTGACATGCCTCGACTGCCCTTTGCCGATCACGTCATTGTCCCTGGATGTGCGCCTCACTTTCGGCATACTCACCAACACACTGGTGCTGATCAAGTCATTCGTCGACCCAGTCGTCTACGTGGTGCGCATGCGAGAGATCCAGGAGGCCTTCATGCTCATGTGGAAGTCCCGCTGCGGCCTGGTGGACGTGGCCCGGTCTTCGGTCGACCTCATGCGCATGGCCCACTCACGCACGGACACGCAACGCATCACCACCAACGGGTCGCAGCACAAGCAGCGCTCAATCGTGCAGTTCAGCTAG